Proteins encoded in a region of the Oscillospiraceae bacterium MB24-C1 genome:
- a CDS encoding GNAT family N-acetyltransferase, whose translation MEALQIISFTEKARWNGIVKSFSNYDVYYLHEYVSAFRYAGDGNPYLIYYSGDRMRLCYTVLHCDIAKSYTFEGILEKGCYYDIATPYGYGGPLVTHYSQKEMRRFFALFKAYCNENGIISQFIRFHPLLGNEVLFADYCELCSIKKTVFVDIADRETVYANLESRCRGAIQKARKTGIQIKIDNSDEAKATFIRLYSETMQRLGAASYYFFNGEFFDDFFLNMAGYYNLFCAMLEGQIVSAAIILCCNLNIHYHLSGSDEAFQRFSPNNLLLYTAACWGADNGYKKFHLGGGVEADDSLFLFKKSFNKEGQLDFYIGRSIFSDEKLRSLVKLRVDCDPDFDPQNGYMIQYRA comes from the coding sequence ATGGAGGCACTACAAATTATTTCGTTTACTGAAAAGGCACGATGGAATGGCATTGTAAAGTCGTTTTCTAATTATGACGTCTATTATTTACACGAATATGTGTCGGCCTTTCGCTACGCGGGTGACGGCAACCCTTATCTTATTTATTACAGCGGCGACAGGATGCGGCTGTGCTACACCGTTCTGCACTGCGACATTGCAAAAAGCTATACATTTGAGGGGATTTTAGAAAAAGGCTGTTACTATGATATAGCCACGCCGTATGGTTACGGCGGCCCTCTGGTGACGCATTATAGCCAAAAGGAAATGCGCCGCTTTTTTGCTCTGTTCAAAGCCTACTGCAATGAAAACGGCATTATTTCGCAATTTATACGCTTTCACCCGCTTTTGGGGAACGAGGTGCTTTTTGCCGATTACTGTGAACTGTGCAGTATCAAAAAGACAGTTTTTGTCGATATCGCCGATCGAGAGACCGTTTATGCCAATTTGGAATCGCGATGCCGAGGTGCAATACAAAAGGCGAGAAAGACCGGTATTCAAATAAAAATCGACAACAGCGACGAGGCCAAAGCAACATTTATCAGGCTCTATTCAGAAACCATGCAGCGGCTTGGGGCTGCATCGTATTATTTTTTCAATGGCGAATTTTTTGACGATTTCTTTTTAAACATGGCGGGCTATTATAATTTGTTTTGCGCCATGTTGGAAGGGCAAATTGTTAGCGCGGCAATTATCCTTTGCTGCAACCTTAATATTCACTACCATTTAAGCGGCTCGGATGAGGCCTTCCAGCGCTTTTCGCCCAATAACCTTCTGCTTTATACCGCCGCCTGCTGGGGCGCGGACAACGGCTATAAAAAATTCCATCTGGGGGGCGGCGTTGAGGCGGACGACAGCCTGTTCTTATTTAAAAAATCTTTTAATAAAGAAGGACAGCTTGATTTTTACATCGGCCGCAGCATTTTCAGCGATGAAAAACTCCGCAGTCTGGTTAAACTTCGCGTCGATTGCGACCCAGACTTTGACCCCCAAAACGGATATATGATTCAATACCGCGCGTAA
- the neuB gene encoding N-acetylneuraminate synthase, translating to MKKIKIIAEAGVNHNGSMDLAKQLVDIAAKAGADYIKFQTWKSESIISRYAPKAKYQAEATGNGGTMLGMVKKLELSFDNFRELKACCQKAGIGFLSTPFDIESAEFLFYLGVDAIKIPSGEITNLPLLEVIASFPNPILLSTGMCTLQEIEDAIAVLQKGWVESIALLHCNTQYPTPMNDINLRAMQTLKERFGFPVGLSDHSQGIEVPIAAAALGAEVIEKHFTLSHQLAGPDHKASADPNELADMIRGIRNIELAMGTGEKTVTESERENIAAARKSIVAARSILKGEVFTPDNITTKRPGTGISPMKWHAVIGMAAKRDFGVDELISL from the coding sequence ATGAAAAAAATCAAAATTATTGCAGAGGCTGGTGTGAATCATAACGGCAGCATGGATTTGGCGAAGCAGCTGGTGGATATTGCGGCGAAGGCGGGCGCGGATTATATTAAGTTTCAGACCTGGAAAAGCGAAAGCATTATCTCGCGGTATGCGCCCAAGGCCAAGTATCAGGCAGAAGCAACCGGAAACGGTGGAACAATGCTAGGCATGGTTAAAAAACTGGAGTTATCCTTTGACAATTTCAGAGAACTAAAAGCCTGCTGCCAAAAGGCGGGCATCGGTTTTCTGTCAACGCCGTTCGATATTGAAAGCGCGGAATTTTTGTTTTATCTCGGCGTTGATGCAATTAAAATACCGTCGGGTGAGATTACCAATTTGCCGTTATTAGAGGTGATTGCAAGCTTTCCCAACCCGATTTTGCTCTCCACCGGCATGTGTACGCTGCAAGAAATTGAGGACGCCATCGCAGTTTTGCAAAAAGGGTGGGTAGAATCAATCGCCCTTCTGCACTGTAATACGCAGTATCCGACGCCAATGAACGATATAAACCTTCGAGCCATGCAAACCCTAAAAGAGCGTTTCGGGTTCCCGGTGGGGCTTTCAGATCACTCACAGGGTATTGAGGTGCCGATTGCAGCTGCCGCGTTGGGCGCAGAGGTTATTGAAAAGCACTTTACATTAAGCCACCAACTGGCGGGGCCGGATCATAAGGCCAGCGCCGACCCTAACGAGCTAGCCGACATGATCCGCGGGATACGCAACATTGAACTGGCGATGGGAACAGGCGAGAAAACGGTTACTGAATCGGAGCGGGAGAATATTGCCGCCGCGCGAAAAAGCATTGTCGCGGCCAGAAGTATTTTAAAGGGCGAAGTTTTTACGCCCGATAATATTACAACCAAGCGGCCCGGGACGGGTATTTCCCCTATGAAGTGGCATGCGGTGATTGGCATGGCTGCAAAGCGGGATTTCGGTGTGGATGAGCTGATCTCTCTGTAA
- a CDS encoding Gfo/Idh/MocA family oxidoreductase produces MKFVVIGLGSMGKRRIRLLLKQFKPACLCGTDISEEKRAQVRALFGIATYANYETAIAWEHPDAALICTSPLSHGEIIRRCIARGLHIFSEINLVSEQYDAIIAAAKKQQVQLFLSSTQLYRKEIQTIADIVSKQGKPVNYRYHVGQYLLDWHPWENDKDFFVWDKRTDGCREIFAIELPWLIRTFGEIANFMVVKDKMSDLEIDYPDNYFLILQHEGGSKGVFIADVLTRKAQQTLLVYSDSLYLTWEGTPESLCRYDTTKKESESIATYDIVERKNGYTQNNIENAYEAELSAFLMMIAGEKDHVHYSFEEDLHTLKLIDRIEGMPS; encoded by the coding sequence ATGAAATTTGTAGTCATTGGGTTGGGTTCAATGGGAAAACGCAGAATCCGGCTGCTACTAAAGCAATTTAAGCCTGCGTGCTTATGTGGTACCGACATCAGCGAGGAGAAGCGGGCACAGGTGCGGGCGTTATTTGGCATTGCAACCTATGCGAATTACGAGACGGCTATTGCATGGGAGCACCCTGACGCCGCCCTAATCTGTACTTCGCCGCTGAGTCACGGGGAGATCATACGCCGGTGTATCGCGCGGGGTCTGCACATTTTCAGCGAGATCAATCTGGTTTCGGAACAATATGATGCGATTATCGCGGCGGCAAAAAAGCAGCAGGTACAATTATTTTTATCCTCCACCCAGCTTTACCGCAAAGAGATTCAGACGATTGCGGATATTGTTTCAAAGCAGGGTAAACCGGTGAATTATCGCTACCATGTAGGACAATATCTGCTCGACTGGCACCCGTGGGAGAACGACAAGGACTTTTTTGTCTGGGATAAGCGGACTGATGGCTGCCGTGAAATTTTTGCAATTGAGCTACCGTGGCTTATCCGAACTTTTGGAGAAATTGCGAATTTTATGGTGGTCAAAGATAAGATGTCCGATTTGGAAATTGACTACCCCGATAATTATTTTCTGATTTTGCAACACGAAGGTGGTAGCAAAGGGGTTTTTATTGCCGATGTGCTGACTAGAAAGGCCCAGCAGACGCTCTTGGTCTATTCCGACTCGCTTTATCTGACCTGGGAGGGCACGCCCGAAAGCCTGTGCCGATATGACACAACAAAAAAAGAAAGCGAGTCGATTGCTACTTACGACATTGTGGAGAGAAAGAACGGCTATACCCAAAACAACATTGAAAATGCGTATGAAGCGGAGCTATCGGCGTTTTTAATGATGATAGCGGGCGAAAAAGACCACGTGCACTATAGCTTTGAAGAAGATTTACATACGCTGAAGCTCATTGACCGAATTGAGGGGATGCCATCTTGA
- a CDS encoding Gfo/Idh/MocA family oxidoreductase, translated as MKVCFCGLGSIGRRHLKNLTHLASAFGTMPEIHALRKTSNALDKDIEKLLAKQFADVRELDQDYDLAFITNPTSLHFETMKLMAKRANHLFIEKPIFDSGSYNIGEIESSPTGVYYVAGPLRYAPVIQALKKMINNQSVYCVRVICSSYLPDWRPGADYRQGYSAQKALGGGVDIDLIHEWDYIIALFGFPRKVHRICGKYSSLDIDANDTAVYIAEYENMVAELHLDYFGREPRREIELFTEQGSIIGDLIKNTITFSDGRPPIQFSESENDIYLREMRFFLDCIRSGRAFNNIGHCCAVLDVALGRGTS; from the coding sequence TTGAAAGTATGCTTTTGTGGCCTTGGTTCCATCGGGAGGCGACATCTTAAAAATTTAACGCATCTCGCCTCGGCGTTTGGCACGATGCCGGAAATACATGCGCTGAGGAAAACGTCAAACGCGCTGGATAAAGATATTGAGAAGCTGCTTGCCAAACAATTTGCCGATGTGCGCGAGTTAGATCAGGACTATGATCTCGCGTTTATCACTAACCCAACCAGCCTGCATTTTGAAACGATGAAACTGATGGCAAAACGGGCAAATCACCTATTTATCGAAAAGCCGATTTTCGACAGCGGAAGCTACAACATCGGCGAAATAGAGTCCAGTCCGACCGGTGTTTATTATGTTGCAGGGCCGCTGCGCTACGCGCCGGTAATTCAGGCGTTAAAAAAGATGATCAACAATCAAAGCGTTTACTGTGTGCGAGTCATCTGCTCGTCTTATCTACCGGACTGGCGGCCGGGAGCCGATTACCGGCAGGGTTACAGCGCCCAAAAAGCACTGGGCGGTGGCGTCGACATCGACCTGATACACGAGTGGGATTACATCATTGCGCTGTTTGGATTCCCCCGAAAGGTTCATAGAATTTGCGGCAAGTATTCAAGTCTTGACATAGACGCCAACGATACCGCTGTCTATATCGCTGAATATGAAAACATGGTAGCCGAGCTACATCTGGATTATTTTGGACGAGAGCCAAGACGTGAAATCGAACTATTCACCGAGCAGGGGAGCATTATCGGCGACCTGATTAAAAACACCATCACTTTTTCAGACGGTCGCCCGCCGATTCAGTTTAGTGAGAGCGAGAACGACATCTATCTGCGCGAGATGCGCTTTTTTCTGGATTGCATACGCTCAGGTCGGGCGTTTAATAACATAGGGCATTGCTGCGCGGTGCTAGACGTTGCATTGGGGAGGGGGACATCATGA
- a CDS encoding acylneuraminate cytidylyltransferase family protein, with translation MNILITICGRGGSTWVKNKNIRSFLAKPLLYYTIAAARLFKERRPTDCVDIVVSSDSDVILALVRRFNLNCIQRPAELAGDTTPKLAAIRHALLEMEKKPGKIYDYVIDLDITSPLRKIDDMEKALKQLEVQTDMDVVFSAVPARRNPYFNMVERKDGKMQKIIDGGFTARQQAPPVYDMNASIYCYRRDSIISKLNQSPLDGEFDIVLVNDTAVLDIDSEDDFELMEILAKHFMADGFKEIDAYVRTM, from the coding sequence ATGAATATTCTGATCACTATTTGCGGACGCGGTGGCTCAACATGGGTTAAGAACAAAAATATCCGAAGCTTTTTAGCTAAACCGCTGCTGTATTACACCATTGCGGCGGCACGTCTGTTTAAAGAGCGCCGGCCGACGGACTGTGTTGATATTGTCGTCAGCAGCGACAGCGACGTGATTTTAGCGCTGGTTCGACGGTTTAATTTAAACTGTATCCAGCGCCCAGCAGAGTTGGCGGGGGACACCACCCCTAAGCTGGCTGCAATCAGACACGCGCTGCTCGAGATGGAGAAAAAGCCGGGCAAAATCTATGATTATGTCATCGATTTGGATATTACATCGCCGCTGCGCAAGATTGATGATATGGAAAAAGCGCTAAAACAGCTTGAAGTACAGACCGACATGGATGTGGTTTTTTCCGCCGTGCCGGCCAGACGAAACCCGTACTTCAATATGGTGGAGCGAAAGGATGGCAAAATGCAAAAGATTATAGATGGCGGCTTCACTGCAAGGCAGCAGGCCCCCCCGGTCTATGACATGAATGCGTCGATATACTGCTACCGGAGAGACAGCATCATCAGCAAACTGAATCAGTCCCCGCTTGACGGTGAATTTGACATTGTGTTAGTGAACGACACCGCGGTTTTGGATATCGACAGCGAAGACGATTTTGAGCTGATGGAAATATTGGCAAAGCACTTTATGGCGGATGGATTTAAAGAAATTGATGCATATGTAAGGACAATGTGA
- a CDS encoding nucleotidyltransferase family protein: MDILEKILIEPDTLIQRAIEIIDISSQQIALVVDDDRKLLGTVTDGDIRRGLMRGILLNQPVEQIMNNRPITIPEIKDQNSILNIMRVNKLRHLPVVDAAGRLIGIEKLDDLLQTPKRENWVVIMAGGLGKRLRPLTENCPKPMLEIGGKPILATILEEFIKQGFSRFCLSINYKAQNVIDYFGDGSQWGITLDYIHEDRPMGTAGSLRLFHHETEEPIIIINGDILTKLGFDQLISFHKKRKACATVAVAAYDFKVDYGVVKVDRDMLIGFEEKPVFTSFINAGIYVLNPEILKKLPENSSLDMNQLLEIMLKNNEKVCAFPIREYWIDIGQMRDFNQAVLDYDTVFLK; this comes from the coding sequence ATGGATATTTTAGAGAAAATTTTAATAGAACCTGATACGCTAATTCAAAGAGCAATTGAAATTATAGACATTAGCTCGCAGCAAATAGCGCTGGTGGTGGATGACGACCGGAAATTGTTGGGCACAGTTACCGATGGTGACATCCGCCGTGGACTAATGCGGGGGATTTTGTTAAACCAGCCGGTTGAGCAGATTATGAACAACCGCCCTATTACGATTCCCGAAATTAAGGATCAAAACAGCATCTTAAATATCATGCGGGTCAATAAGCTGCGGCACCTGCCGGTGGTTGACGCCGCGGGTCGCCTCATTGGAATTGAGAAGCTGGACGATTTATTGCAGACACCCAAAAGAGAGAACTGGGTCGTTATCATGGCCGGTGGACTGGGCAAAAGATTAAGGCCACTGACAGAAAACTGCCCCAAACCTATGCTGGAAATCGGCGGGAAACCGATTCTGGCCACCATACTGGAGGAGTTTATCAAACAGGGCTTTAGCCGTTTTTGTCTCTCGATCAACTATAAAGCGCAAAATGTTATCGATTATTTTGGCGACGGCAGCCAATGGGGAATTACGCTCGATTATATCCACGAAGACCGCCCCATGGGAACCGCCGGATCGCTGCGCCTGTTTCATCACGAGACCGAAGAGCCGATAATTATTATAAACGGCGATATCCTGACCAAGCTAGGCTTTGACCAGTTGATTAGTTTTCACAAAAAACGCAAGGCCTGTGCAACGGTTGCGGTGGCAGCTTACGATTTTAAGGTCGATTACGGCGTTGTTAAGGTCGACAGAGATATGCTGATTGGCTTTGAGGAAAAGCCAGTCTTCACAAGCTTTATCAATGCGGGAATATATGTCTTAAACCCCGAAATATTAAAAAAACTGCCGGAAAACAGTTCTTTAGACATGAATCAGCTGTTGGAAATAATGCTAAAAAACAACGAGAAGGTGTGCGCCTTCCCCATAAGAGAATATTGGATAGATATTGGGCAAATGCGCGATTTTAATCAGGCGGTGCTGGATTATGACACCGTGTTTTTGAAGTAG
- a CDS encoding DUF115 domain-containing protein, with translation MQIAKPNETREMFEKNLQLLAPWQRALVQKIDEDVLWKKIEVTYNDDGYPLCQYQQEGKAFQIVSAQPVPEAKAWCKALLKRASGAVFLFGSGFGYPIFEIFAHKMPHTLVVVFEQDLFLFKAMLYHFDFEPIIKSGKLIFFVGDNSQFEQDFSDLFGSLNFFSCTYPAFCFTPAAQRNFKKQYLAIYQFVFTRLSLLTFYIGNDHLDNLIGLCNLIANAGAIARNPYLSCLKDRYKGTPAFIVANGPSLDKNIDQLKDIAGKGLVISVESAIVPLIKNGIKPDVLTIIERSKETYSYHFENRSLPDDMALICLAMVDKQVFPAFDGATIPVFRSGEAINQWVNGNLGDGSAIDAGSNVSHLALELAAYFGASPIVFVGQDYAYGTTGTTHSRDASYYEKTGEEARALIESLPVIYVEGNDGTQIATNPLWNSFKMGLEIKIAAHPNILFLNATQGGAKIAGTKCVPLTKIIAQYCTKEVPCRVNHLIDENKKQVSVSDRIALLSRFIEDTAQYAQLFRGFVQETVKGKLDCKDMVQLSQLEDIKRYEATIDEAYKRHLEVFDTFLRNGLCRHFIQQMFFVYYYLMNRVGNIDAPEKVTEVFKLQYDLFYYLNIVNQSLSIHLENAVESLKAQLIALKTEQEGCEACERD, from the coding sequence ATGCAGATAGCGAAACCGAACGAAACAAGAGAAATGTTTGAAAAAAATCTGCAGCTTTTAGCGCCGTGGCAGAGAGCACTTGTCCAAAAAATTGACGAAGACGTGCTGTGGAAGAAGATTGAGGTTACATACAACGATGACGGCTATCCCCTCTGCCAATATCAACAGGAGGGTAAGGCGTTTCAGATCGTGAGTGCGCAACCGGTTCCCGAAGCTAAAGCGTGGTGCAAGGCGCTGTTAAAGCGGGCATCCGGGGCCGTGTTTCTTTTTGGTTCGGGTTTTGGTTATCCGATTTTTGAAATATTTGCACATAAAATGCCCCATACACTTGTCGTTGTGTTTGAACAGGATCTTTTTTTATTTAAAGCCATGTTGTACCACTTTGACTTTGAACCGATTATAAAATCCGGAAAATTAATTTTTTTCGTCGGTGACAACAGTCAGTTTGAACAGGATTTTTCCGACCTGTTTGGCAGCCTAAACTTTTTTAGCTGCACCTATCCGGCCTTTTGTTTTACGCCCGCTGCGCAACGCAACTTCAAAAAGCAGTATTTGGCCATCTATCAATTTGTCTTTACCCGACTGTCGTTGCTGACCTTTTATATCGGTAACGACCATCTCGATAATTTAATTGGATTATGCAATTTAATCGCAAATGCCGGCGCCATTGCTCGCAACCCGTACCTCTCTTGCTTGAAGGATCGGTATAAAGGAACCCCCGCTTTTATTGTGGCCAACGGGCCGTCGCTTGATAAAAATATCGATCAGCTCAAAGATATCGCGGGGAAAGGGTTGGTTATTTCGGTGGAGTCTGCCATTGTGCCACTCATAAAAAATGGCATTAAGCCCGACGTCCTGACCATTATAGAGCGATCAAAAGAGACCTATTCCTACCACTTTGAAAACAGAAGCTTGCCGGATGATATGGCGTTGATCTGTTTGGCAATGGTCGATAAACAGGTTTTCCCGGCCTTTGATGGAGCCACAATTCCTGTGTTTCGCAGCGGGGAGGCCATAAACCAGTGGGTTAATGGCAATCTTGGCGATGGCAGCGCAATTGACGCCGGTTCAAACGTATCACATCTGGCATTGGAGTTGGCGGCCTATTTTGGGGCGAGCCCGATTGTATTTGTCGGGCAGGACTACGCCTACGGCACTACAGGGACGACGCACAGCCGGGACGCATCCTACTATGAAAAAACAGGCGAGGAAGCCAGGGCGCTGATCGAGTCGCTACCGGTGATCTATGTCGAGGGCAACGATGGCACACAAATAGCGACAAACCCGCTTTGGAACAGCTTTAAGATGGGTTTGGAAATCAAGATAGCGGCGCACCCCAATATATTGTTTCTCAACGCGACACAGGGTGGCGCAAAAATAGCCGGAACCAAATGTGTTCCCCTCACAAAGATTATTGCGCAGTACTGCACTAAGGAAGTACCCTGCCGCGTTAATCATCTGATAGATGAAAATAAAAAGCAGGTTTCTGTTTCGGATAGAATCGCGCTTTTGAGCCGCTTTATAGAAGATACGGCACAGTATGCACAGCTGTTTCGAGGCTTTGTGCAGGAGACGGTCAAGGGAAAGCTGGACTGCAAAGACATGGTGCAGCTTTCACAATTGGAGGACATAAAACGTTATGAAGCCACCATTGATGAAGCCTACAAGCGCCATCTGGAGGTGTTTGATACTTTCTTGCGTAACGGTTTATGTCGGCACTTTATTCAGCAGATGTTTTTTGTCTATTACTATCTGATGAACCGGGTCGGAAACATTGACGCCCCAGAAAAGGTGACAGAGGTTTTTAAATTGCAGTATGACCTGTTCTACTATCTAAACATTGTCAATCAAAGCTTGAGCATTCATCTTGAAAACGCCGTGGAATCTTTAAAAGCGCAACTCATTGCGCTAAAAACAGAGCAGGAGGGGTGTGAAGCTTGTGAGCGGGATTGA
- a CDS encoding tetratricopeptide repeat protein, which produces MSGIDDLNRKITQLLKEPDSAKRYYAVGAILYRAKDWENAERFLGRAYELDPADIDILYHYAAVLYQRQDYQRAAALCRQGLKTAPNDRALLEKLGDSCYLLGVYEEAAKAYEHLHKISDGVVLP; this is translated from the coding sequence GTGAGCGGGATTGACGACTTAAACAGGAAAATAACGCAGCTTTTAAAGGAGCCTGATAGCGCGAAGCGGTATTACGCCGTGGGTGCCATTCTCTACCGAGCTAAGGACTGGGAAAATGCCGAGCGCTTTTTGGGCAGAGCCTATGAGCTTGATCCGGCCGATATTGATATTTTGTATCATTATGCCGCTGTTTTGTACCAACGGCAGGACTACCAGAGAGCGGCCGCTCTTTGCCGTCAGGGCTTAAAAACAGCACCCAACGACCGCGCGCTGCTTGAAAAGCTGGGCGATAGCTGTTATCTGTTGGGTGTGTATGAAGAAGCGGCAAAGGCCTATGAGCACCTGCACAAAATATCAGACGGGGTGGTATTGCCATGA
- a CDS encoding glycosyltransferase, whose protein sequence is MTEKKELSLCVVTYNDEKYISDCLHDLKDSVNEIIVVDIGSSDQTVALAQRAGAHVFEFDWQNSFSSVKNFCIDRAVGRWLLFLQANEALSNTDLRKVPLLLKNPNVEGYLLQLTGLGGLKMVPTNSRLRLIRNRKEYRYRYNAFEHIPDVQICNIENADIIVWRRDNEVSWDTPMRDQLLEQDIAKEPQVHYINYVYGLSLFKAEKYEESVAYFENACDGLNPECLFAAHLYECRSWALLYLARYLEALTVLDKAVERFPLYTDFLVLRAETHKQLGDYNAGIRDLMRCLNTMKQLTPMVPGPEISAAIVWESLGTMMAHLANLRQALACFQQAYYLNSRNSGVFDKLCTLALEAEMPEALSGILGLALKQNIPQQMVAAAKAFFALGQYDKALGLIRRVTDAGFEGQACDVKFNCRLMIEKGQIADRQNDGDVGNDRTLAEQIKRCWLCDAMSEAEILLKELAQTDGKTPSFSALYHLIQKQLSGDEPSFMTLAPDAYREISAVHDTLLFNGKTKKAKALLPLLLHEQRQNSFVNLAVLWARFNNFDVLRQIFKAITQEDLRSEFKHRVLKKLLHDGHLETAEKLLYLGCRQPSKEMQLTLWSARYTRKIEEISRYVDDGELFGQTVEATQLKNTKSLTDFFGAIHNKVGDHSDKKVLTCGEMHAQIGTVFEKKQKNIEAMTAYLRALQWELNLMAHEKICAFGRESSNDLDALLKKLPWTKGGLFHTRAGFSDYIRGLSLFDNAQFEQAFSLLKKVTISETNSPAFAYMLVILWLQDKQEAANALIKSLVASPSMIGWSSHILKNHILHQLEESLEQNQYDGLLLAAKESVLNQVERTL, encoded by the coding sequence ATGACCGAAAAAAAGGAATTAAGCCTCTGCGTGGTGACTTACAATGATGAAAAGTATATATCCGACTGTCTGCACGACTTAAAGGACAGTGTAAATGAGATTATTGTCGTAGATATCGGCTCGAGTGACCAGACAGTCGCTTTGGCGCAGCGCGCGGGTGCGCATGTCTTTGAGTTTGATTGGCAGAATAGCTTTAGCAGCGTCAAAAATTTTTGTATAGATCGAGCTGTCGGAAGATGGTTGCTATTTTTGCAAGCTAATGAAGCCTTATCCAATACGGATTTGAGAAAAGTGCCGCTGCTTTTAAAAAATCCAAATGTAGAGGGCTATTTGTTGCAGCTCACCGGGCTAGGTGGGCTTAAAATGGTTCCGACAAATAGCAGACTGAGGCTAATTCGCAACAGAAAGGAATATCGCTATCGCTACAACGCCTTTGAACACATACCCGATGTGCAGATTTGCAACATCGAAAATGCGGATATTATTGTTTGGCGCCGTGACAACGAGGTGTCTTGGGATACACCAATGCGCGACCAACTGCTGGAACAGGACATCGCAAAGGAACCACAGGTGCATTATATCAACTATGTGTATGGGCTCAGTCTTTTTAAAGCGGAAAAATATGAGGAGAGCGTCGCTTACTTTGAAAACGCCTGTGACGGTCTCAACCCTGAGTGCTTATTTGCCGCGCATCTTTATGAATGTCGGAGCTGGGCCTTGCTGTATCTCGCACGTTATTTGGAAGCTTTAACGGTGTTAGACAAAGCGGTTGAGCGCTTTCCCCTTTACACAGATTTTTTGGTTCTGCGCGCAGAAACGCATAAACAGCTTGGCGATTACAATGCGGGCATTCGCGACTTGATGCGCTGCCTGAACACCATGAAACAGCTTACCCCAATGGTGCCCGGCCCGGAAATTAGCGCCGCGATCGTCTGGGAGTCGCTTGGAACCATGATGGCGCATCTAGCAAACCTGCGTCAGGCGTTGGCCTGTTTTCAGCAAGCGTATTACCTCAACAGCCGTAACAGCGGAGTTTTCGATAAGCTATGCACCCTCGCTCTAGAGGCGGAAATGCCCGAGGCATTGTCGGGCATTTTGGGCCTTGCGCTAAAGCAGAATATCCCTCAACAGATGGTCGCGGCCGCCAAAGCATTTTTTGCGTTGGGGCAGTATGACAAAGCATTGGGCTTAATCCGTCGTGTAACCGATGCCGGTTTTGAAGGGCAGGCTTGTGATGTCAAATTTAACTGCCGCTTGATGATAGAAAAGGGCCAAATAGCCGACCGCCAGAATGATGGCGACGTAGGCAATGACCGAACTTTGGCTGAACAAATAAAGCGCTGCTGGCTGTGTGATGCAATGTCAGAGGCCGAAATTCTACTCAAAGAATTGGCACAAACAGATGGCAAAACTCCATCTTTTAGCGCCTTATATCACTTAATACAAAAACAGCTAAGCGGCGACGAACCATCTTTTATGACTTTGGCACCGGATGCGTACCGCGAAATTAGTGCCGTGCATGACACGTTACTGTTTAACGGAAAAACAAAAAAGGCCAAAGCCCTCTTGCCGCTACTATTACATGAACAGAGGCAAAATTCTTTTGTTAACCTCGCCGTCTTATGGGCGCGGTTCAATAACTTTGACGTTCTCAGACAGATATTTAAAGCGATAACTCAAGAAGATTTGCGCTCGGAATTTAAACACAGGGTGCTGAAAAAGCTGTTGCATGACGGACATTTAGAAACGGCTGAAAAACTGTTGTATCTGGGCTGTCGGCAGCCCTCCAAGGAAATGCAACTTACGTTGTGGTCTGCACGCTACACAAGAAAGATTGAGGAAATCAGCCGGTATGTTGATGATGGCGAATTATTTGGCCAAACTGTTGAAGCGACACAACTTAAAAACACCAAGTCGCTCACAGACTTTTTTGGTGCGATTCATAACAAAGTGGGCGACCATAGCGATAAAAAAGTGCTGACATGCGGTGAAATGCATGCACAAATCGGCACAGTTTTTGAAAAGAAACAAAAGAATATTGAAGCGATGACGGCGTACCTTCGTGCCTTACAATGGGAGCTGAATTTAATGGCTCATGAAAAAATATGCGCATTCGGCAGGGAAAGTTCAAATGATTTGGATGCGCTTTTAAAAAAATTGCCGTGGACAAAAGGCGGCTTATTTCATACGCGAGCAGGATTTTCCGATTATATACGTGGTCTGAGCCTTTTTGACAACGCACAATTTGAGCAAGCTTTTTCGTTGCTTAAAAAAGTTACGATCTCTGAAACCAACAGCCCTGCATTCGCCTATATGCTGGTTATCCTGTGGCTTCAAGACAAGCAAGAAGCAGCAAATGCGCTTATAAAAAGTCTTGTAGCATCGCCATCGATGATAGGTTGGAGTTCACACATTTTAAAAAACCATATTTTGCATCAGCTCGAGGAATCTCTTGAGCAAAATCAATATGATGGGCTGCTTTTAGCGGCTAAAGAAAGCGTGTTAAACCAAGTTGAGAGGACATTATAA